CCCGTGACATCGACGGTGTGAGCGTCCAGCGCCTTGACTTGGTGCGTGCCGGTATCATCCGCGACCAGGTGCCCATCCGCGCCAAGGGTCAGCACCACGGCATTGGCACCACGTTGGCGCAGGCCCGTGGTGAGATCGCTGGGCGCGTTGGTGTTGATGCCAAGCATCGCCTTGGCTTCACCGGCGTTGGTGAAGAGCACGTCGATCGCCGACAAATCATCGGGCAGGCGCACGGCTTTGGGCACCGACACCGTGTTGACGGCGAGCTTGGCGCCAGCCTTGCCTTGCAGCAGCGCGTGCAGCGTTGCTTCAGGCAGATTGCAATCGGCAAATATCCAGCGGCTCGCAGCGATGTGCGGCCAAGCGCTGACGAGCATGGCGGGTGTGATCGCTTCGAGTGCGTCCATCGCCGCCATGGCGATGTGGAGATCGCCGGTGCCGTCCAAGATCGCGGCATATTCCGCCGTTGCGCTCATGGGCGACACAGCAACTTGGCCGACATCGACGCC
The DNA window shown above is from Hyphomicrobiales bacterium and carries:
- a CDS encoding carbohydrate kinase family protein, with translation MTSPKTSDGTARRTSDLVCIGGAAINRKYHAKGALIAGTSNPATTNQSFGGVARNVAETLARLQKAVALVSLVGEDEAGRAIFHHLSELGVDVGQVAVSPMSATAEYAAILDGTGDLHIAMAAMDALEAITPAMLVSAWPHIAASRWIFADCNLPEATLHALLQGKAGAKLAVNTVSVPKAVRLPDDLSAIDVLFTNAGEAKAMLGINTNAPSDLTTGLRQRGANAVVLTLGADGHLVADDTGTHQVKALDAHTVDVTGAGDALMSGTLYGLMNGQSLVDASRLGAVLATFTLESEQDVLPDLTPAWLESQTDRLARITSRKLPIS